A segment of the Sphingomicrobium flavum genome:
GCGCCTGCAGCCGCTCCTTGCCCGAAGGCTCGGGCGTGGCCGATTTCAGCCAGGGCTGTACGCTGGCATATTGGGCGTAGAAATGGGTGAAATCGGGAACCAGATCCTTGACCACTTCCATATGCGGCAGCGGGGTGATCTGGATGGTGCCCTTATAATCCTCGATCGCGGTGGTGCAGGCCAGGCCATTCTTGCCTTCCATGTTCATCGCGCAGGATCCGCAAATCCCCTCGCGGCAGGAGCGGCGGAAGGTCAGCGTGGGGTCGATCTCATTCTTGATCTTGATGATCGCGTCCAGCACCATCGGCCCGCATTTGTCGAGGTCGATCGTATAGGTGTCGTAGCGCGGATTGGCGCCCGTATCGGGATCGTAGCGATAGATTTTGAATTTCTTCAGCCGCTTGCCGTCCTGGGCAGCATGTTCCTTGCCCTTCTTGGGAACGCTATTCTTCGGCAGGGTAAATTCGGCCACGAGTGAAATCCTATCTTTATCGGTTGCGGCGGCGCTAGCACGGCTGGCGCGGCATTTCCAAGGGGGATTAGAGCGCTTTTACCGCCTCCAGCACCTCTTCGACATGGCCCTTCACCTTCACCTTGGGCCAGGCGCGCACCACCATGCCTTCGCGATCGATGAGGAAGGTCGAACGGATCATGCCCATGAATTCTCGGCCCATGAATTTTTTCAATCCCCACGTCCCGAAGGCATCGCTAATCTTGCCCTTCTCATCGCTCGCCAGCGACACGGACAGGTCATGCTTGTCGATGAATTTCTGGTGCTTGGCCTCGCTGTCGCGGCTCACCCCGACCACGCGCGCACCCGCTTCCTCGAAGGACGCCAGATGATCGGAAAAGTCCTTGGCTTCGGTGGTGCAGCCGGGCGTGTCGTCCTTGGGATAGAAATAGAGGACCAGCGGCATGCCCGGCGCATCGGCGCGGATTTCATCGCCCCGCATGGTCAATATCGTCACGTCCGGTGCCTTCTGCCCTGCTTCGATCATCCCTGCACTTCCTTCCAATATTGCGCGACCCGCGCGCGCGCTTCGTCATGCGCCTCTAGCAGCGCCTCCCAGTCAGGGTAACCGGTCAACTCGGCCAAAAGCTCCCGCGCGCTGCGCGAGGGTTTGAGCGTATCGGGCGCGACCAGCCGCAGCACCACCAGCATCGCGGTCAGCAATTTCATGTCATCGAGCAATGTCGGTGGCGCCAGACCTTCGCCCTCGAGCTCGAAAATGGCGATGGCGAGATCGGGGTCCAGCCCCTCGCGGGTCACGAGCTGGCGCGTGTGCACGGCAAATTCGCCATCGACCAGTCCGCCCGGCCCCAATTTCAGGTCCAGCGGCCCGCGCGGTGGTTTGTGGCGCGCCATTTCCTCGCGCATCTTGGTGGCATCGGCGATGGTCGCTTCCCCATCGCGCTCCATGCCGAAAATATCGCCCAGAACTTCGCAGGCTTTCTGCTGCGCCGCCTCCGATCCATGCACCGGGCGGGCCCGCGTCAGCGCCATATGTTCCCAGGTCCAGGCATCGTGGCGCTGATAGGCGTGAAAGGCCGTGATCGAGGTGGCGAGGCTGCCCGTCGCCCCCTGCGGGCGCAGCCGCGTATCCACCTCATACAGCGGCCCCGCTGCGGTCGGCACGCTCAGCGCCGCGGTGATCCGGCTCGCCAGGCGGTTATAATAATCGGTCGGCCCCAGCGGCCGCGGCCCGTCCGAGGCCTCCTCGACCGGCGCATCATAGAGGAAAATGATGTCGAGATCGGAGGCAAAGGTCAGCGTTTCGCCGCCCAGCCGCCCCAACCCCAGGATGACCAGCCCGTCATTGGCGAAGCGGCCATGCTGCAGCTCGAACTCGCGCGTCGTGCGCGCCGCCAGCGCCTGGATCGTGCCCTCGGCGACATGGCTGTAGCCCGCCGCAATCTCGAGCGGGTCATGCTTGCCGTCGATCAGCTGCACGCCCAAGGCAAAGCGCCGCTCGCCCACTAAAGCCCGCGCCCGGTCAAGCGCGACGTCATAGTCCAGTGCGTCGGTTTCCTGCGCCAATAGCGCGGCAAAGCTCTCCGCGCTGGGCGGCGGGTCGAAGGTCGAGCGGTCGAGCAAACCGTCGAGCAAAGCGGGTCGCCGCGCCAATTGCTGCGCCAGCGCCGGCGCATGGCTTAAGATGCGCGCCAGCAACCGCGCTACTTCGGGCCGGGCTTCGAGCAGGCGGTAAAAATTGATCCCGCTCGGCACCGCCTCGACAATATCGGCAAAGCGGTTGAGCGCGTGGGCAGGATCGGGCGCTGCGGCAATCGCCTCGATCATGGTGGGCAGCATCGCTTCGAACGCCGCGCGCGCCGTGCCCGAGCGCAGCGAGCGCACCCGGCCCGAGCGCCATTGCCCGATCAGCCGCACCGCGCTGCCGACATCTTCCAGCCCCAGCCGGTGCAGCGCATCTTCCAGCTTTTCGGGCGTCCCGGGCAGTCGCTCCTCCCCGCCCTCGGCCAGCCGGTCGAAGCGCAGCTGCACCGCCTCGACATGGGGCTTGAGGCCAGCCAGCCAGCCATCCGCACCGTCTTCCCCCGCCAGCGCCGCCGCGCGCGCCAGCGCATCGGGATCGCGCGGCAATTCGTGCGTCTGGCGATCGTCCACCATCTGCAATCGATGCTCGGCGGTGCGCAGCGCACGATAGGCCGCGCTCAGCGCCGCCGCGCCCCCGCTATCGAGATGCCCCGCCTGGTTGAGGGCCACTGCCGCATCGAGCGTTGCGGGCACGCGTAGCGCCGGGTTGCGCCCGCCATGGATCAGTTGCTGCGCCTGCAGGAAGAATTCGCATTCGCGAATCCCGCCCTGCCCGCGCTTGAGGTCATAGCCCGGCCCGAACTGCTGCCCGGCGGCATAATGCGCGCGGATACGTTGGCCGACGCGGCGGATTTCCTCGATCACCCCATAATCGATCGCGCGCCGCCACACGAAGGGCTGCACCGCCTGCAGGAAGCGCTGTCCCAACATCATGTCACCGCCGCACGCCCGCGCGCGCACGAAGGCCGCCCGCTCCCAGCCGAGCGCCTGGCTTTCATAATGCGAGATGACGGCATTGACCGGCAGCACGATGGGCGTCACCTCGCTGGCCGGACGCAGCCTCAGATCGACCCTGGCGACATAGCCATCGCTGGTCCGTCGCTGCATGATTTCGACAAAGCGCCGCGCCACGCGCACCGCCGCCTCGCCCGGTTCGTCCTTGTCGCGCCGTGGCAGATGGTCGGGATCATAGAGAAGGATGAGGTCGACATCGGAGCTGTAATTGAGTTCGCGGCTGCCAAGCTTGCCCAGCGCGATCACCGCGAAGCCCTGCAGGGGCGCGCCTTCAACCCGCTCATCCAGGGCTGCCGCCAGCGAGCGGTCGATCGCCATGTCGGCAAAATCGGACAGGCGCCGGGTGACCTCCTCCAGCGCCCACTCCCCCGCCAGGTCCGCCAGCGCGGTAACAAGCGCCAGCGCATCGCGCCGTCGCCTGAGGTCGACTTCGACATCTCCTGAGCCCTCAACCAGCGCCAGCGCCGCATCGGGCCCTTTGTCGACAAAGGCTGCGGCCAACGCCTCATGCCGCCCGGCCGCACCGCGCAGGAAAGGGGAAAAATCAATGGCCCGCTTAAAGGCCGATTGTCGCGCGGCTCGGTTCATCCCTAGCCCATGCACCATTTGCCGTGAATCGGAAACAATACGGTATTTGGTCCGTTAGTCAGGCAAATGAAACATGAACCCGTTCATCAAAAGGCAGCGACGGGCCGGACACATGACCGACAGCTTATCCGCGTCGGCGACCAGCCCTCTCATGCCGGCATTGCCGCGGCACTCCGCCGCGCCTTTGCCTGTGCGGGCAAGGACGAGCGTCCAGACGAATTTTCGATGTTGCTGGCGCGCCTGAACTGATCAGTCGCGGTCGCCGGACAGGTCGTCCACCTCATTCATGATGGTCTCGAGCGCGGTCAGCTCGCTATCGCCGCCATGCTGTCGCCGGGACGGCAGCGTGTTGGATTCCATCAATTGCTCGAGCGCCACGCGGCCACGCGCAACCCGGCTTTTGATCGTCCCCACTGCGCAATCGCAAATCTGCGCCGCTTCCTCATAGGCAAATCCGCCCGCCCCGACCAGGATCAGCGCCTCACGCTGGGGCTGGGGCAGTTGCAGCAATGCGCGCTGCATATCGCCAAGATCGACATGCTTGTCCTGCGCCGCCGGTGCGGCAAGGATCTTCGCAGCGGTCACATCGTCCCACTCACCCTTGAAACGCGCGCGGCGCATCTGGCTGAGGAACAGGTTGCGCAAGATGATGAAGGTCCAGGCCCGCATGTTGGTCCCGGCCTGGAAGCGCTTGCGCGCTGCCCATGCCTTGAGCAGCGTTTCCTGCACCAAATCATCGGCGGTATCGCGATTGCCCGACAGCGACCTGCCGAACGCACGCAAATGCGGGATCACCGCGGCGAGTTCATCCTTGAACTCGTCGTCGGGCAGCGGAACCGGATCCGGACGACTTTCCGCCGGTGGTTCATTTTCTGACGTGCTGGTCATTCAAGACCCCCGAAGCTCTACCGGCCGCGCCATTCAAGACACGGCATATGTGTTGATCGTTTTGATCCCAGAATGAATGTAGGGTGCCTGCGCTCTCGCTGCAAGGACAGCTTAGGCCGGAACGGTTGCCGCATCGAAGAAAAGCGCCTGGCTGATCGCCGCCTTGACCGTTGCACGCTGGAACGGCTTGGTGATCAGGAAGGTCGGTTCGGGGCGCGAACCCGTCAGCAGCCGCTCGGGGAAGGCCGTGATGAAGATGACGGGCACCTTCAACTGGCCGAGGATATCCTTGACCGCATCGATCCCGCTGGAATCATCGGCCAGCTGGATATCGGCCAGCACCAAGCTGGGCGGATTAGCCTTGGCTTCGGCCACCGCCTCATCGCGGGTGACGGCGACGCCGGTGACATTATGGCCAAGGTCGCGCACGATCGTTTCGATATCCATGGCGATGATCGGCTCATCCTCGATGATCAGCACTTCGGCGCGGGTCTGGCGTTCGATTTCGGCCAGCGCTTCGGCGACAAGACTTTCGACATCTTCCTTCGAGCTGTCGATCAAATAGGCGGTATCGTCGGTGGAGAAGCCCTCAAGGCTGGTCAGCAGCAGCGCCTGGCGCGACAGCGGGGTGACCCGGCTGAGGCGCGCCTGCGCAATCGATTCGGCGCCTTCGCCCGAATGTCCGACATCGTCCTCAATATGGGCGGTCGACCAGATGGCGTGGAAGGTGCGGTAGAGGCCAAGGCGCGGATCGACGTCGCTGGGAAATTCTTCGGGGCTGGCAATGATCGCCTCCAGCGTGGAGCGCACGAAATTGTCGCCATGCTGCTGGTTGCCGGTCAGCGCGCGCGCATAGCGGCGCAGGAAAGGAAGGTGGGGGGCCAGTTTGTCACCAAGCGACATAAATATATTCTCCTCGTGTCAGGCCGACCTTGCGCCGTGCCCGACGGATAAACAATGGAGAAAGCGGCCAATGTGTCTCGCAAGTGACAGCTTGCGCCCCTCTCCGTTCGGATATGGAACAAAGCAGTCGCAATTTGGTTTCACCGCCCACAGGCCTTCTTTGTCGAAGCACATTTTCCATCAAGGAATTGCTTGCTAAGGGACGGCCTCGGCGGTGCTATCCGCCTTGTGACGGGAGAGAGTATATGGCTCGCGCCCATCCGCGCGAAGGGGAAGAAGGCTTGAGTGACGACCGATCGCCAGACGAAGCAGGCAACGCCTCGCCGCGTGAGCAAGGCAGGCAGGCCAAGCCCGATTCCGTCGGCCGTGCGCTCCGCTCGGTCTATGACGACACGCTTCGCGAAGACATTCCCGACGAATTCAAGGACCTGCTCGGCAAGCTCCAATAAGGCTGCCGGCCGGATCGCAACTTCATGACCAGCCAACAGGACAATGAAGCGAGGGGGATATCCACCTCGCTCAAACTGCTGTTGATGCTGACGCTCGCGCTGGTGCCGATCGCGGGCCTGCTGACTTGGTCGGCGATCGCGGAAGTGCGCCAGCAACAATCCTCGCTGCAGGCCCGCGCGGCACTTACCAAGGATGCCAGCGTGCGCGCCATCGACGGGTTGATCGCGCGCAACGCTCTCGCCCTGCGCGTGGCCGCCAGCGGCGCCTTCATCGCCGGCACTGCCGATCCGTGCGGCGCCGCCGAACAGTCGCTCGCCATCACTCCCGCCTTGAGCCAGCAATTTTATATCGGCGACAGCGAAGGGCGGCTGATCTGCGGGGCCGACGATATCGTCCCCGAACGCGTCGCGCAGGCCCCCGATTACGGCTCCATCGACCTGTGGATCGACCGCGACGCGCGCGGCATCATGCTGCGCGTGGGCGTCGCTTCGGGCAGCGCGGGCAGCCTCATCACCACCGCCGAAATCGTCGAAACGCTCGAATCGATCGGCTCGAGCGTAGAAGGTCTTTCGCTCAGCGCCGAGGGTCGCAGCCTGTTGGTAATCGGCGAGGGCGAGCGTGGCAGCAGCCACAATATTGCCGGCGACCGGCTCCAGGCGCGCATCGATGTGCCGGTGTCGACCGTCACCACTTCCGACATGCTGCTCATCTTCCTGCCGGTGCTGCTGATCCTCGTCGCCATCGTGCTGAGCTGGCTGCTGGTCTACCGGCTACTCATCCGCCCGCTCAAGAAACTGACCCGCGCGGTGCGCGATTACGATCCGGACGATCATAGCCTCGAACTTCCGGCTGAACTTGGCCCCGCGACCGAAATCCGCGAATTGGCCAGCGCTTTCTCCACCGCTGTCGGACGGCTCGAAGCCTCCGAACATGAGGCCGCGGGCGCGCTCGAAGGCCAGCGCCGCCTGGTGCGCGAAGTCCATCACCGCGTGAAAAATAATTTGCAGGTCGTAGCCTCGCTGCTCTCCATCCATTCGCGCAGCGCCACCGGCAAGGAAGCGCAGGCCGCTTATGCCGGCATCGGCCGCCGCGTCGAGGCGCTTGCCGTGGTCCACCGCAACCATTTCGCCGAGGTCGAGGAAAGCCGCGGCATCCAGCTACGCCCGCTCATTACAGAGCTTGGATCCAGCCTGCGCGCCAGTGCTGAAAATCCCGCCGGTTCCTCGCCCATCGATCTCGATCTCACCACCGCCTCGACCACGCAGGACGTCGCGGTCGCTGCCGCCTTCCTCATCACCGAGGTGGTCGAATATGTGCTCGATCATGGCGAGGGCCAGCCGATCGAGATCCGCCTCGATCGCACCAGCGAAATCACCGCGCGCCTTACCATCGCCTCCGATGCGCTAGCCGCCGACGACAAGGACGTCGACCGGGTCCAGTTCGACCGCATCGTCGAGGGCCTCGCCCGGCAATTGCGCTCACCGCTTGAAAAGCGCTTCGGACGCTATGCGGTCGAACTTCCGATTTTCGCAGAAGATTGAGCTTTTCTGCGTATCGTTACGGGACAGGCAAAAAAAATTTCATGCGCCGGGAACCGGTGCAGAAAAGTAGGCGTTTATTGCTTCGGATAGTGACCTTTTGCCCCCCCGCTCTCGCTATCCAATAACATGGGCCCGGAATCGCCAACCCTCCCCCCCCCCCGGTGGCGATTTCGGGCCCAAATTTTATCTGAAATCCTGACCGCCCGCAGCCCTAGTCGGCAGCCTCGGCCTTTACCTCTTCATCGCCACCGGCACGGGCGCGCCGCCAATGGGTGATGCGGATGGTGATGAGCGCGAGCTCGTAGAGCGCGATCAGCGGAATGGCGAGCATGAACTGGCTGATCGCGTCGGGCGGGGTCAGCACTGCCGCCACCGCGAACGCCGCCACGATCATGTAGCGTCGCCCCTTGGCCAATTGCTCGCGCGTCACCAGCCCCGCCCGTTCCAGGATCAGCAGGAGGATTGGCAGAAGGAAGGCAAAGCCGAAGCCGAACAGGAATTTGGTCGAGAAAGAGAGATAATTGCCGATCCCCGGCAGCGCCTCGGTCTCGACCCCGCCAATCTCCCCCTGGAACCCCAAGAGGAAGCTCAGCGCCCACGGCATAGCGATGAAATAGGCAAAGCTCGCCCCCGCAGCGAAGAAGAAGGGGGTCAGCATGAGGAAGGGCAGGAAGGCGCTCTTTTCCTTGGCGTAGAGCCCGGGCGCGACAAAGCGCCAGATCTGCGTCGCCAGGATCGGGAAGGTAATCATCAGCGCGGCGAAGAAGGCCACCTTCACCTCGACGAAGAAGGCCTCGAAAATATTGGTGAAGATCAGCCGCCCTTCACCCGCCGCCAGCAAGGGCTGCACCAGCACCGAGAAGATCGGCTTGGCAAAGTAGAGACAGGCGAAGAAGGCCACGAAGAGGCAGGCCATCACCAGCAGCAGCCGCTTGCGCAATTCGATCAGATGATCGAGCAGGGGCGCCTTGCTGTCGTCGATATCCTTCATGGCAGTTCGCGCTCCCCGGGCGGGCGCTTATCCTCATCCTCGAGCGGCAGGTCGGGCTGTTTCTTGTCTTCGGCCTTGTCGGTCATCACCTCGTCATCGGCAAAGTCGGCGGCAGGATATTTGGCCATGATGCGGGCATTCTGCTCGCGCCATTCCTTTTCCATCGCCTCCAGCTCGGCCTCTCGCACGACGGCATCGATGCCGGCATTGAAATGGCGCGCATAGCCGCGAATCTTGCCGACCCAGCGCCCGACGGTACGCATCGCAGTCGGCAATTCCTTGGGGCCGATGAAGATCAGCGCCGCGATGGCGACGATGATGATTTCAATGCTGTCGATGCCGAACATCGGCGCTGATCGCCCTTAATTCGTCTGATCGCGGTCGCGCGTCACCTCGACGTCGATCACTTTGTCATCGCCCGAAATCTGGCGTGGCTCGGCGGGCTTCTTTTCCGGCTCGTCGTCCTCGGCCATGCCTTTCTTGAAGCTTTTCAGGCCCTTGGCGACATCGCCCATCATGTTGGAAAAGCGGTTGCCGCCAAAAAGCAACAAGATGACGACGCCAAGAATGATCCAGTGAATCAGGCTGAAAGAGCCCATAAAATTTCTCCGACAAGCGTTTCGCTGAGGAACTTAGTCCTCTTCGGCCTCGGTTTCCAGTTCCTCATCCCCGTCGAGCGCCAATTGCAGCGCCTCCTCGTCCAACGGGTCGAGCAGACCGGCAGCCTTCAGATCGTCTATACCCGGCAGATCGCGGCGGCTTTCAAGCCCAAAATGCGTCAAGAATTGTTTGCTGGTGGCATATTGCAGCGGGCGCCCCGGCGTCTCGCGCCTCCCTGCGGTCCGCACCCATTCGGCCTCCATCAGCACATCGAGCGTGCCCTTTGAAATCTGCACCCCGCGGATGGCCTCGATCTCCGCCCGCGTGACGGGTTCATGATAAGCGATGATGGCCAGCGTCTCGGTCGCCGCCCGTGAGAGCCGCCGCGGCTCCTCGCGCTCGCGCCGCAGGTGATGCGCCAGGTCGGGTGCGGTCTGGAAATGCCAGCGCTTGCCGCGCTCCACCAGTTCGATCCCGCGCCCGTCATAATGCGCCGCAAGTTCTTCCAGCGCCGCCTTCACCTCGCCCTCGCCCGCATGCAGCGCCAACTCGTCCGCCGTCATCGGCTCCTCGCTGGCGAACAATATCGCTTCAATGACCCGTGCAAAATGGTCCATCAGGCCGCTTTCACCCGCAAATCGTCGAAGGGCGCTTCCTGCTCCAGCTGCAGCTTGCCCTGCCGTGCCAGTTCCAGCGCCGCCAGGAAGCTGGAGGCGAGGCAGCTCTTGCGGAAGGCGGGATCGTCGGTCGCCGGCAGGAAAGCTTCAAGCGTCGTCCATTCCACCGCAATGCCCAGCATCTTGCGCACTCGCTGGATCGCATCTTCCAGCGTCATCACCCGCCGGTCATGCACCATGTGCACCGCGGGCTGGGTACGCGCCCTGACCCGGCCATAGGCGGCATAAAGATCGAAGGCGCTGGCCTGCCAGGCTGCCTTGCGGATAAGCTTGAGCCCTTCAGGCGCCGCCCGTACGAACACATCGCGTCCGATCCGGTCACTGGCCAGCAGCCGCGCCCCGGCATCGCGCATGGCATCGAGCCGCATGAGCCGCTGCTGCAGCCGCAGCGCCAGTTCCTCGGGGCTGGGATCCTGCTCGGGATCCTTGGGCAGCAGGAGGCAGCTTTTGAGATAAGCCAGCCAGGCTGCCATGACGAGGTAATCGGCCGCCAGCTCAAGCCTTAGCGCCTTCGCCTTTTCGACATAATCGAGATATTGGACCGTCAATTCCAGGATCGAAATCTGGGTCAGATCGACCTTCTGGTTGCGCGCCAGCGTCAACAACAGGTCAAGCGGGCCTTCCCAGCCGTCAATATCGAGGTGCAGCTGCTCCTCGGCCGACGCTTCGGTGGTGAATAACGGCTCCCCCATGGTGAGAGCCTAGCGCCCGCCCACACGAACGCAATGATTCGCTGTCCCCTACCCGTCGCCCCTGCGAAGGCAGGGGCCCATGTCGGCCCGTGCACACCAAAGCTACGACGGTTCGCAATGGCATAGGCCCCTGCCTGCGCAGGGGCGACGTCGGAGAATTAGGCGAGTGCCAGCAGTTCGTCACGCTTGGCCATGGCGGCGGCGAAATCCACGTCGCCATCATCCCATTCGACACTGTCCATCGCCGCCTCAAGTCGACGCAGATTGGCCTTGCTGGCGGGCGGGACATGGGCCGCCACATCCTCCATTTCCGCCATTTTTCCCGAACAATGAAGCGCCACGTCGCAGCCCGCGCTCAGCACCCCCATCGCCCGTTCACCGGGCGAGCCCTGCAGCGCTTCCATGCCCAGATCATCGCTCATCAGCCAGCCGTCAAACTCGATCCGCTCCCGCACGATATCGCGAATCACCGTCTCGGACTGGCTGGCGGGATGGTCGGGGTCCCAGGCGGTATAGACGACATGCGCCATCATCCCCATCGGCGCATCGTTGAGCGTCTCGAAGGGCTCGAGGTCCAGGTCCAGCTCGGGCCCCGTGGCTTCCACCACCGGCAATTCCTTATGGCTGTCAACCATCGCGCGGCCATGGCCCGGAATATGTTTGACGATGCCGACCACGCCGGCCGAGGCCAGCCCGTCGAGCACCGCGCGCCCCAGCGACGCCACCTGCATCGGGTCGCTCCCCAGCGCACGATCGCCGATGATCTCGTCGGCATCGGGCTGGCGCACGTCCAGCAGCGGCAGCGCATTCACATTGATGCCCGCCTCGCGCAGCATCAGGCCCAGCGCCCGGGCATTGACCCGCGCCGCCTCAATCGCGCTCATCGGCGCGCGGGCATAAAGCTTGGAAAAATCGCCCATCGGCGGAAAGCCGGGCCAGGCCGGGGGCTTCATGCGCGCCACGCGCCCGCCTTCCTGGTCGATCATGATCGCCAGATCCTCGCGGCCCAGCAGATCGCGCAGGCTGTCGGTCAGCGCGAGCAACTGTTCAGGGCTCTCGCAATTGCGCTGGAACAGGATGATGCCCTGCGGATCGGCATCTTTGAGGAAACCGCGTT
Coding sequences within it:
- the scpB gene encoding SMC-Scp complex subunit ScpB, giving the protein MDHFARVIEAILFASEEPMTADELALHAGEGEVKAALEELAAHYDGRGIELVERGKRWHFQTAPDLAHHLRREREEPRRLSRAATETLAIIAYHEPVTRAEIEAIRGVQISKGTLDVLMEAEWVRTAGRRETPGRPLQYATSKQFLTHFGLESRRDLPGIDDLKAAGLLDPLDEEALQLALDGDEELETEAEED
- a CDS encoding segregation and condensation protein A, with product MGEPLFTTEASAEEQLHLDIDGWEGPLDLLLTLARNQKVDLTQISILELTVQYLDYVEKAKALRLELAADYLVMAAWLAYLKSCLLLPKDPEQDPSPEELALRLQQRLMRLDAMRDAGARLLASDRIGRDVFVRAAPEGLKLIRKAAWQASAFDLYAAYGRVRARTQPAVHMVHDRRVMTLEDAIQRVRKMLGIAVEWTTLEAFLPATDDPAFRKSCLASSFLAALELARQGKLQLEQEAPFDDLRVKAA
- a CDS encoding NepR family anti-sigma factor, which codes for MSDDRSPDEAGNASPREQGRQAKPDSVGRALRSVYDDTLREDIPDEFKDLLGKLQ
- a CDS encoding sensor histidine kinase, with the translated sequence MTSQQDNEARGISTSLKLLLMLTLALVPIAGLLTWSAIAEVRQQQSSLQARAALTKDASVRAIDGLIARNALALRVAASGAFIAGTADPCGAAEQSLAITPALSQQFYIGDSEGRLICGADDIVPERVAQAPDYGSIDLWIDRDARGIMLRVGVASGSAGSLITTAEIVETLESIGSSVEGLSLSAEGRSLLVIGEGERGSSHNIAGDRLQARIDVPVSTVTTSDMLLIFLPVLLILVAIVLSWLLVYRLLIRPLKKLTRAVRDYDPDDHSLELPAELGPATEIRELASAFSTAVGRLEASEHEAAGALEGQRRLVREVHHRVKNNLQVVASLLSIHSRSATGKEAQAAYAGIGRRVEALAVVHRNHFAEVEESRGIQLRPLITELGSSLRASAENPAGSSPIDLDLTTASTTQDVAVAAAFLITEVVEYVLDHGEGQPIEIRLDRTSEITARLTIASDALAADDKDVDRVQFDRIVEGLARQLRSPLEKRFGRYAVELPIFAED
- the tatC gene encoding twin-arginine translocase subunit TatC yields the protein MKDIDDSKAPLLDHLIELRKRLLLVMACLFVAFFACLYFAKPIFSVLVQPLLAAGEGRLIFTNIFEAFFVEVKVAFFAALMITFPILATQIWRFVAPGLYAKEKSAFLPFLMLTPFFFAAGASFAYFIAMPWALSFLLGFQGEIGGVETEALPGIGNYLSFSTKFLFGFGFAFLLPILLLILERAGLVTREQLAKGRRYMIVAAFAVAAVLTPPDAISQFMLAIPLIALYELALITIRITHWRRARAGGDEEVKAEAAD
- a CDS encoding twin-arginine translocase TatA/TatE family subunit — encoded protein: MGSFSLIHWIILGVVILLLFGGNRFSNMMGDVAKGLKSFKKGMAEDDEPEKKPAEPRQISGDDKVIDVEVTRDRDQTN
- the glnE gene encoding bifunctional [glutamate--ammonia ligase]-adenylyl-L-tyrosine phosphorylase/[glutamate--ammonia-ligase] adenylyltransferase; this translates as MNRAARQSAFKRAIDFSPFLRGAAGRHEALAAAFVDKGPDAALALVEGSGDVEVDLRRRRDALALVTALADLAGEWALEEVTRRLSDFADMAIDRSLAAALDERVEGAPLQGFAVIALGKLGSRELNYSSDVDLILLYDPDHLPRRDKDEPGEAAVRVARRFVEIMQRRTSDGYVARVDLRLRPASEVTPIVLPVNAVISHYESQALGWERAAFVRARACGGDMMLGQRFLQAVQPFVWRRAIDYGVIEEIRRVGQRIRAHYAAGQQFGPGYDLKRGQGGIRECEFFLQAQQLIHGGRNPALRVPATLDAAVALNQAGHLDSGGAAALSAAYRALRTAEHRLQMVDDRQTHELPRDPDALARAAALAGEDGADGWLAGLKPHVEAVQLRFDRLAEGGEERLPGTPEKLEDALHRLGLEDVGSAVRLIGQWRSGRVRSLRSGTARAAFEAMLPTMIEAIAAAPDPAHALNRFADIVEAVPSGINFYRLLEARPEVARLLARILSHAPALAQQLARRPALLDGLLDRSTFDPPPSAESFAALLAQETDALDYDVALDRARALVGERRFALGVQLIDGKHDPLEIAAGYSHVAEGTIQALAARTTREFELQHGRFANDGLVILGLGRLGGETLTFASDLDIIFLYDAPVEEASDGPRPLGPTDYYNRLASRITAALSVPTAAGPLYEVDTRLRPQGATGSLATSITAFHAYQRHDAWTWEHMALTRARPVHGSEAAQQKACEVLGDIFGMERDGEATIADATKMREEMARHKPPRGPLDLKLGPGGLVDGEFAVHTRQLVTREGLDPDLAIAIFELEGEGLAPPTLLDDMKLLTAMLVVLRLVAPDTLKPSRSARELLAELTGYPDWEALLEAHDEARARVAQYWKEVQG
- a CDS encoding succinate dehydrogenase iron-sulfur subunit, whose protein sequence is MAEFTLPKNSVPKKGKEHAAQDGKRLKKFKIYRYDPDTGANPRYDTYTIDLDKCGPMVLDAIIKIKNEIDPTLTFRRSCREGICGSCAMNMEGKNGLACTTAIEDYKGTIQITPLPHMEVVKDLVPDFTHFYAQYASVQPWLKSATPEPSGKERLQAPEDRAKLDGLYECILCACCSTSCPSYWWNSDRFLGPAILLAAYRWLADSRDEATGERLDQLEDPFRLYRCHTIMNCANACPKGLNPAKAIAETKKMIAERAA
- a CDS encoding peroxiredoxin — its product is MIEAGQKAPDVTILTMRGDEIRADAPGMPLVLYFYPKDDTPGCTTEAKDFSDHLASFEEAGARVVGVSRDSEAKHQKFIDKHDLSVSLASDEKGKISDAFGTWGLKKFMGREFMGMIRSTFLIDREGMVVRAWPKVKVKGHVEEVLEAVKAL
- a CDS encoding Sec-independent protein translocase subunit TatA/TatB; amino-acid sequence: MFGIDSIEIIIVAIAALIFIGPKELPTAMRTVGRWVGKIRGYARHFNAGIDAVVREAELEAMEKEWREQNARIMAKYPAADFADDEVMTDKAEDKKQPDLPLEDEDKRPPGERELP
- a CDS encoding sigma-70 family RNA polymerase sigma factor, giving the protein MTSTSENEPPAESRPDPVPLPDDEFKDELAAVIPHLRAFGRSLSGNRDTADDLVQETLLKAWAARKRFQAGTNMRAWTFIILRNLFLSQMRRARFKGEWDDVTAAKILAAPAAQDKHVDLGDMQRALLQLPQPQREALILVGAGGFAYEEAAQICDCAVGTIKSRVARGRVALEQLMESNTLPSRRQHGGDSELTALETIMNEVDDLSGDRD
- a CDS encoding response regulator is translated as MSLGDKLAPHLPFLRRYARALTGNQQHGDNFVRSTLEAIIASPEEFPSDVDPRLGLYRTFHAIWSTAHIEDDVGHSGEGAESIAQARLSRVTPLSRQALLLTSLEGFSTDDTAYLIDSSKEDVESLVAEALAEIERQTRAEVLIIEDEPIIAMDIETIVRDLGHNVTGVAVTRDEAVAEAKANPPSLVLADIQLADDSSGIDAVKDILGQLKVPVIFITAFPERLLTGSRPEPTFLITKPFQRATVKAAISQALFFDAATVPA